A window of Nomascus leucogenys isolate Asia chromosome X, Asia_NLE_v1, whole genome shotgun sequence contains these coding sequences:
- the MAGEA8 gene encoding melanoma-associated antigen 8, with translation MLPGQKSQPYKAEEGLQAQGEAPGLMDVQIPTAEEQKAASSSSTLIMGTLEEVPDSGSPSPPQSPEGASSSMTVTDSTLWSQSNEDSSSNEEEGPSTSPDPAHLESLFREALDEKVAELVRFLLRKYQIKEPVTKAEMLESVIKNYKNHFPDIFSKASECMQVIFGIDMKEVDPAGHSYILVTCLGLSYDGLLGDDQSTPKTGLLIIVLGMILMEGSRAPEEAIWEALSVMGLYDGREHSVYWELRKLLTQEWVQENYLEYRQAPGSDPVRYEFLWGPRALAETSYVKVLEHVVRVNARIRISYPSLHEEALGEEKGV, from the coding sequence ATGCTTCCTGGGCAGAAGAGTCAGCCCTACAAGGCTGAGGAAGGCCTTCAGGCCCAAGGAGAGGCACCAGGGCTTATGGATGTGCAGATTCCCACAGCTGAGGAGCAGAAGGCTGCATCCTCCTCCTCTACTCTGATCATGGGAACCCTGGAGGAGGTGCCTGATTCTGGGTCACCGAGTCCTCCCCAGAGTCCTGAGGGTGCCTCCTCTTCCATGACTGTCACCGACAGCACTCTATGGAGCCAATCCAATGAGGATTCCAGCAGCAATGAAGAGGAGGGGCCAAGCACCTCCCCCGACCCAGCTCACCTGGAGTCCCTGTTCCGGGAAGCACTTGATGAGAAAGTGGCTGAGTTAGTTCGTTTCCTGCTCCGCAAATATCAAATTAAGGAGCCTGTCACAAAGGCAGAAATGCTGGAGAGTGTCATCAAAAATTACAAGAACCACTTTCCTGATATCTTCAGCAAAGCCTCTGAGTGCATGCAGGTGATCTTTGGCATTGACATGAAGGAAGTGGACCCTGCCGGCCACTCCTACATCCTTgtcacctgcctgggcctctcctATGATGGCCTGCTGGGTGATGATCAGAGTACGCCCAAGACTGGCCTCCTGATAATCGTACTGGGCATGATCTTAATGGAGGGCAGCCGCGCCCCGGAGGAGGCAATCTGGGAAGCGTTGAGTGTGATGGGGCTGTATGATGGGAGGGAGCACAGTGTCTATTGGGAGCTCAGGAAGCTGCTCACCCAAGAGTGGGTGCAGGAGAACTACTTGGAGTACCGCCAGGCGCCCGGCAGTGATCCCGTGCGCTACGAGTTCCTGTGGGGTCCAAGGGCTCTGGCTGAAACCAGCTATGTGAAAGTCCTGGAGCATGTGGTCAGGGTCAATGCAAGAATTCGCATTTCCTACCCATCCCTGCACGAAGAGGCtttgggagaggagaaaggagtttGA